The DNA region GAAACAGTATCGGGAGATGGACAAGACTTTGGTTCCGTAAAACTGTCCGATTATCGTGGCAAATGGCTCGTATTTTTCTTTTATCCTTTGGACTTCACTTTTGTGTGCCCAACAGAAATCACAGCTTTGAGTGATGCTTCGGAGCAATTCAAAGCTTTGGATACAGAAATTCTTGGCGTAAGCGTTGACTCCGTACACAGTCACAAAGCTTGGATCAACACACCAAAAGACAGCAATGGCTTGGGCCAACTGAACTTCCCGCTGGCTTCTGACATCACAAAACAAGTAGCTAAAGATTATGGCGTTCTGATTGAAGAAGAAGGCGTTGCACTGCGCGGCTTGTTCATCATCGATCCAGAAGGCGAATTGAAATACCAAGTGGTTAACCACAACGATGTAGGCCGTAGTGTTGAAGAAACACTTCGTGTGCTGCAAGCACTGCAATCCGGCGGATTGTGTGCAATGAACTGGAAACCAGGCGACAGCAATCTGTAAGCCTGATTGAACTTGAACGTTATGGTTCAAGCCCTCATCCCTTTTGGGATTGAGGGCTTTTTGCACCCTTTTGTCAGAATATAAGCCCTTAAGGAAGAAAAGTGTTTAAATAGGGATATAAACGTGGTAATGGTGTATTAGAAGTAAGCCCTCATTTTATTCTTTGGAAAGAGGAATCGAAGGGCTTGAAGGCGAATAGGGTATGGAAACCCGGGAATGATTCCGGTGCTCTGCAATTATAATTAGTACATGAATGTGATACACTATGGAACTATTCCTTTTCTCGGAAGTGCTTAAAGTGTACGGGCTTGCATGTCCAATAAAAAGTCCCGGCACGTTATAAGGAGGGTGAACAAAAATGAGTTACTGTTGTGGGGCAAGTATGGTGGGAACAAAGGGCACGCTGAAGCATTACCGCACCCAGGTTCATAATGTTCCCCTGCTGTTTTGTCCGGTATGTCACCGGGTGGAAGTGCATTATAAAGTGGAGAATGAATATGAAATTCTGGCCGAATATGCGCATGGAGATGGTGCATCGGAGATTGATTTCCAAGATTATGTGACAGAAGATGAAGATGCGATTTTTGAAAATTGCGTGAATCGCGAAAGCGAGGAAGGGATGGTCATTGTACAGCGTCAGATCGACATGTCTCTGGATCTACTCCGGCTTGCCAAGGAAATGAAGGATGAGAAGTGGGAAAGTGAACTTAAGCGCCGATTAGCTGTGATGAGTCAGCGGCGACTCAAAATCCAGCATAACAAGAGTGGATTATAGATTGATTGAAGAATTTAAAATTTAAAACTATACGAACGAAGCTGATTCGCAATCGAGCGAAAAGGCTTCGTTTTTGTTGTGTGGGGAAACTAATTCGCGGTTTTTTTTAAAATAATTTCCATTCGACACTTTCTCCGATTGACTCTCTTCTATAAACTTGTCTATGATAAAAACAGACTTGCAAAAGAGGCGGAGCAAAATTGTTCGTGTTTGGGAATAGGAGAAGGTTAGAATGGAACAGACGTATATTGTTTTCCGGAAGAACTGTTGGTTACCGGGAATAAACCAGCTTGGGTTCCGGACATGCCATCCATATTTTCGGCTCAGCCCCCTAACGAAAGGGCACCGGTAATGAAAAATAAATCGGCCCTTCCTGTTTCTGTGATGATATGATGTCCGAATGGCAAGTTTATCATTTACGTGAAAAGGAGGAACCTGACATGATTAGTGAATTTCAGGATACAGTGCCTCGACCAACGAATGGATTCCCGCCTATACATCTGGATAACAACAAGTATGAGAATGTCCTGGAACATCTGGATAGCGGTATTATGTTGTTTGACAGTCACGGTGTATTGACGTTTATTAACGTTCAGATGGCAAAATTGTTGGAGCTTCCAAGAAGTCTGTTGAGCGGCTGCACCCTGATGCAAATGCTGCATCATCCACAGATGAGCCGATTCAAGAAAAAGAAAATTTTACGTATCTATCGGGAGACTATCTTCCATCGTAAGCGCTATCATGAGCTGATTGATGAGTATGGCAGGCATTGGCTGGTTACAGTAACGTATGGGGATCAGATGGATGGAGACTTTCTGTTCAGTGTAAAGGATGTCTCCGATTATAAACAAATTGAGCAGACTGCTTATCAAAATGACAAACTTGCAATGTTGGGGCGGATTTCGGCATCAATTGCCCATGAGATTCGCAATCCTTTGACGGCTATTCGCGGATTTATCCAGTTGCTTCGGCCTCATTTGCTTCAATTGGGAAAAGACGAGTACGCTCGAATCATACTGACGGAGATTGACAGGGCGAACGATATTATCTACGAATTTCTGAATTCCTCCAAGCCGTCAGCCCCTCAGAAGACCATTATATCTGTTAACTCTTTGCTCAAAGAGGTGGTCTTGCTGACAGAAAGCGAAGGGTTAATGAAGGGATGCGAGATCATCTTAGATGAAGCAGAAGTCCCGTTAAATGTGTCTATTGATGTCAAACAAATTAAGCAGGTTATTTTGAATATGGTGAAAAATGCGATGGATGCCATTGAGGATGTCGGAGAAGAACATGCAGGTCTGATTCGAGTCTCTATGGAAACCGAGAACAAGTATGTGCAGATTTCGATAGCTGACAATGGGCAGGGGATGGACCACAATACGCTTGTACGACTATTTGATCCATTCTTTACCACCAAAGAGAGCGGTACGGGGCTGGGACTTTCCGTGAGTTACCGGATTATCAAAAATCATGGAGGTACCATCTCTGTGGATAGCAAAAAGGGAGAGGGCACCCGTTTCATGATCATGCTCCCTCTGGTGTAAAGACAAGAGCAATGCAACAGGAATTGGCTAACCGCCTGTTCCTGTTGTTTTTTATTGGAACGATTAGGGTTATAGTTAGAATGAATGCGAATACATAAGCTCTATTTACGGGAGGATGGACTGA from Paenibacillus sp. JNUCC-31 includes:
- a CDS encoding peroxiredoxin, with the protein product MAERLVGRPAPDFAMETVSGDGQDFGSVKLSDYRGKWLVFFFYPLDFTFVCPTEITALSDASEQFKALDTEILGVSVDSVHSHKAWINTPKDSNGLGQLNFPLASDITKQVAKDYGVLIEEEGVALRGLFIIDPEGELKYQVVNHNDVGRSVEETLRVLQALQSGGLCAMNWKPGDSNL
- a CDS encoding PAS domain-containing sensor histidine kinase, with product MISEFQDTVPRPTNGFPPIHLDNNKYENVLEHLDSGIMLFDSHGVLTFINVQMAKLLELPRSLLSGCTLMQMLHHPQMSRFKKKKILRIYRETIFHRKRYHELIDEYGRHWLVTVTYGDQMDGDFLFSVKDVSDYKQIEQTAYQNDKLAMLGRISASIAHEIRNPLTAIRGFIQLLRPHLLQLGKDEYARIILTEIDRANDIIYEFLNSSKPSAPQKTIISVNSLLKEVVLLTESEGLMKGCEIILDEAEVPLNVSIDVKQIKQVILNMVKNAMDAIEDVGEEHAGLIRVSMETENKYVQISIADNGQGMDHNTLVRLFDPFFTTKESGTGLGLSVSYRIIKNHGGTISVDSKKGEGTRFMIMLPLV